The following coding sequences are from one Maniola hyperantus chromosome 7, iAphHyp1.2, whole genome shotgun sequence window:
- the LOC117983955 gene encoding disintegrin and metalloproteinase domain-containing protein 10-like: MFFLLIFNLLPSFVFGVNVQERKQRGEIICSSYGYQVLEARFGNESYLLCLKISKIGTSPLTSRHSTLLLDPDAGSDEKQTGKMHILSDITMAYGFPVEDPNTGSAEGYIGEDHHFYGVLYIGNRTLHADPYGMDDPKKIFGLLDNDNVAAPKRPRRHQAQFGTGFDQLSYFPFHIEERRKKSGITRARICDLLLLADKEFFQKDANSSLNHVVQRMMHAVAQADLIFRNADFNEDGMPDNIGFSVKYILVLTSQETNKRVFGDIVKDRTVDGRHYLMQFSRLRRLSEVCLGIAFSGHAFLNRTLGLSFTSLGGGMGGAAGGLCDRRAYGRSFNTLALAHATHELNERVPERVVALTLAHEIGHSFGAHHDDHFPNPDCRGYVMGSQSSPTSSQHPSEFSLCSKRLISSTLSSMSYCLTEINRPFCGNGIVEDGETCDCGLPSLCNQRDPCCTPRAGGALVFEEGALHKEGCSVAPTVTCHPAQGLCCTSECEYANLTASGIDCTMQEVECTCLNLTSECRCGLGGRCLPDGSCHAAECAILGLRECPCPHTGPGGVISKARMCGVCCKLRQAGDTERCLGAEFAARELMASFRLPVDWPDQDHKGPNVTLKLCANDTCRIAQLRAWPPGDVCVSLNAVGVCSPRGHCKSVLMTPASNVYPDIQAVKHKSQDSESSSVIPRASLNSLVTIIVNTFLWAKCS; this comes from the exons ATGTTTTTTCTTCTAATTTTCAATCTCTTACCTTCATTCGTCTTTGGTGTAAATGTTCAAGAACGGAAGCAGAGAGGCGAGATAATCTGCAGCTCCTACGGTTATCAGGTGTTGGAGGCGAGGTTTGGCAATGAAAGCTATTTGTTATGCTTGAAGATAAGCaaaatag GAACCTCACCCCTAACATCCCGTCACTCAACCTTACTCCTGGACCCTGACGCTGGATCAGATGAGAAACAAACTGGGAAAATGCATATTTTATCAGATATCACTATGGCCTACGGTTTTCCAGTTGAAGACCCCAATACTGGATCAGCTGAAGGCTACATAGGGGAGGATCACCATTTTTACGGGGTTCTATATATAG GGAATCGGACTCTACACGCGGACCCTTACGGAATGGATGatccgaaaaaaatatttgggcTTCTTGATAATGATAACGTTGCCGCACCGAAACGTCCTCGGCGACACCAAGCACAG tttGGGACGGGTTTTGACCAGCTCTCTTATTTTCCATTCCACATTGAAGAAAGGCGGAAGAAGTCTGGCATTACAAGGGCACGAATCTGTGATCTCCTTCTCTTGGCTGATAAGGAGTTCTTTCAAAAA GATGCCAACTCAAGCCTCAATCACGTTGTGCAAAGAATGATGCATGCAGTCGCTCAAGCTGATCTTATATTCAGGAATGCTGATTTCAATGAAGACGGCATGCCTGATAACATTG GTTTCTCAGTCAAATATATTTTGGTGCTCACATCTCAAGAGACCAACAAGCGAGTGTTCGGCGACATAGTGAAAGATCGCACTGTGGATGGCAGGCACTACCTCATGCAGTTCTCAAGGCTGAGGCGTTTGTCCGAAGTATGCCTCGGCATTGCCTTTTCGGGACACGCTTTTCTAAATAGAACTCTTGGATTGAG CTTTACATCCCTCGGCGGCGGTATGGGCGGAGCAGCCGGCGGTCTCTGCGACAGGAGAGCGTACGGAAGATCGTTCAACACTCTCGCATTAGCTCACGCAACCCACGAACTGAACGAGAGGGTCCCCGAGAGGGTTGTCGCTCTCACTCTTGCACACGAGATTG GTCACAGTTTCGGCGCTCACCACGACGATCACTTCCCCAACCCCGACTGCCGCGGCTACGTCATGGGCTCGCAATCCTCTCCCACATCGAGCCAGCATCCCTCGGAGTTCTCCTTATGCAGCAAGCGGTTGATCTCGTCCACTCTCAGCAGTATGAGCTACTGTCTGACGGAGATTAACCGGCCTTTTTGTGGAAATG GCATAGTTGAAGATGGAGAAACTTGTGACTGTGGCCTGCCATCCCTGTGCAACCAAAGAGATCCTTGTTGCACGCCGCGAGCTGGCGGTGCTCTTGTTTTTGAGGAAGG TGCATTACACAAAGAGGGTTGCTCTGTAGCGCCTACAGTCACCTGCCATCCCGCACAAGGCCTCTGCTGCACATCTGAATGCGAATATGCGAACCTTACCGCCAGTGGAATT GACTGCACGATGCAAGAAGTAGAGTGCACATGTCTGAACTTGACATCGGAATGTAGGTGCGGTCTGGGTGGGCGCTGCCTCCCTGATGGGAGCTGCCACGCTGCTGAGTGTGCCATCTTGGGCCTTAGAGAGTGTCCCTGTCCTCACACTGGACCG GGTGGCGTGATAAGCAAGGCCAGGATGTGCGGAGTGTGTTGCAAGCTGAGGCAAGCGGGTGATACGGAGCGATGCTTGGGCGCAGAGTTCGCGGCGAGAGAGCTTATGGCTTCCTTCAGACTGCCTGTTGACTGGCCCGATCAGGATCATAAAGGtc cAAATGTAACACTGAAACTATGCGCTAACGATACATGCAGAATCGCGCAGTTACGTGCTTGGCCACCCGGTGACGTGTGCGTGTCACTCAACGCCGTGGGCGTGTGTTCCCCGAGAGGCCACTGCAAGAGCGTGCTAATGACGCCCGCTTCGAACGTGTATCCGGATATTCAA GCAGTGAAACATAAGAGTCAAGATTCAGAAAGTTCGTCGGTAATACCCAGAGCAAGTTTAAATTCGTTGGTGACTATCATTGTCAATACATTTTTATGGGCAAAGTGTtcataa
- the JMJD7 gene encoding uncharacterized protein JMJD7, translating to MENKEKLGNTNENESTLRKQAKKMAKQRQLFNKRPTHLFMHEKCLTEIPKSKSPTHINYAYYHNNQISKIENLNLLYNLTHLHLQWNKITKIEGLENLIKLKKLYLSNNKISVVENLEGLKYLEELHIEKQNVDGVDPLCFDPRTMLSIGMSLRILNVSQNRITDMSWAKPLRRLEVLIAKRNNLKNVEAIADDLCTLVSLVDVNFKENPMTKKHRYKETIIARCAQLRVLDTIPIHNTSRMFLRNFDKVVRLRQLHEKNKISMTSQGVEDFFELNMLPYPRALSAMSISEVSNQKPKISAVDSTYTFMPRSLWYNKSLPSPREHVVPPMEPPPIPKIPNVNVGPPVKGILKKPMPMKYYEKGNNMTDKIFHACRVLREESSALYLGGDVAETKLIDPLQFYRDYVSKNIPVVIRGGCAEWPAVRKWNAQYFRKTLADKKVTVALTPNGLADGITHDAKGTEYFVMPQEVEMTMSEFLDTLETKSENLIPYIQRQNSNLTEDFSELMEDVESDVSFASQAFNKKPDAVNFWMGDHRAVTSMHKDPYENIYCVMDGYKDFILIPPTDLPYVPYKRYPQAEFQRIQDTWDIRPLENDIIETKCDSVKNSLPWICIDPLKPDLIKYPLYKKAHKFKVRLHKGDCLYLPSLWFHHVTQSHGCIAVNYWYDMEFDIKYCYFKMLEALCDKY from the exons AtggaaaacaaagaaaaattaggAAATACTAACGAAAATGAGAGCACTTTACGTAAACAAGCTAAGAAAATGGCTAAACAAAGACAGCTGTTTAATAAAAGGCCAACGCATTTATTCATGCATGAAAAATGTCTAACTGAAATT CCTAAATCCAAAAGCCCAACCCACATTAATTACGCATATTACCACAACAATCAAATAAGCAAAATTGAGAATTTAAATTTGCTTTACAACTTAACGCACTTACATCTTCAATGGAATAAAATAACTAAGATTGAAGGCTTAGAGAATTTGATAAAGTTGAAAAAATTGTAtctttcaaataataaaataagcgTAGTTGAAAATTTGGAAGGACTGAAATATTTAGAAGAATTGCATattgaaaaacaaaatgttGATGGTGTCGACCCATTGTGTTTTGATCCCCGGACTATGCTTTCTATTGGA ATGTCTCTGAGAATTTTAAATGTGTCTCAAAATAGAATTACTGACATGTCTTGGGCCAAGCCTCTTCGTCGACTGGAAGTGTTGATTGCCAAAAGAAACAATTTGAAAAATGTTGAG gCAATAGCCGACGATTTGTGCACTTTAGTTAGTTTGGTGGACGTAAACTTTAAGGAAAACCCAATGACTAAAAAACATCGATATAAAGAAACCATAATAGCAAGATGTGCTCAATTAC GAGTATTGGATACAATACCGATTCACAATACATCTAGGATGTTCTTGAGGAATTTTGATAAAGTTGTGAGACTACGACAACTGCATgagaaaaacaaaataagtatgACCAGTCAAGGTGTGGAGGACTTCTTCGAATTGAACATGTTACCTTATCCAAGGGCACTTAGTGCTATGTCTATTTCGGAGGTTTCTAATCAAAAgccaaaaa tttcagCAGTAGATTCAACTTATACCTTCATGCCTCGCAGTCTCTGGTATAACAAGAGTTTGCCTTCACCTCGTGAGCATGTAGTACCTCCGATGGAACCTCCACCTATACCTAAAATACCGAATGTAAACGTTGGTCCACCTGTCAAAGGAATACTAAAGAAACCAATGCCTATGaagtat tatgaaaagGGAAATAATATGACCGATAAAATTTTTCATGCCTGTAGAGTGCTTCGTGAAGAATCATCAG CTTTATACCTCGGAGGTGACGTAGCAGAGACGAAGTTAATTGACCCGTTGCAATTTTATAGAGACTATGTGTCCAAAAATATCCCCGTTGTTATACGAGGTGGGTGTGCAGAGTGGCCGGCTGTTCGCAAATGGAATGCGCAATATTTCAG GAAAACCCTTGCTGATAAGAAAGTTACAGTGGCACTGACTCCAAATGGCCTGGCCGACGGTATCACACACGATGCAAAGGGCACCGAGTACTTTGTTATGCCACAggaggttgaaatgacaatgtCTGAATTCCTGGATACATTAGAGACAAAGAG CGAAAACTTAATACCATACATTCAGAGACAGAACTCAAATCTGACGGAGGATTTCAGTGAACTAATGGAAGATGTGGAGTCAGATGTCAGTTTTGCGAGCCAGGCATTCAACAAGAAACCAGATGCTGTCAACTTTTGGATGGGAGATCACAGGGCTGTCACATCTA TGCATAAAGATCCCTATGAAAACATTTACTGTGTGATGGATGGCTACAAGGACTTTATACTCATTCCACCAACTGATTTACCCTACGTGCCATACAAGAGGTATCCTCAAGCTGAATTCCAGAGGATACAGGATACATGGGACATTAGACCACTAGAGAATGACATTATTGAAACTAAATGTGATAGTGTAAAAAATAGTTTACCTTGGATCTGTATTG ATCCTCTCAAACCAGACTTAATAAAGTATCCGTTATACAAAAAAGCCCACAAGTTCAAGGTGCGCCTACACAAGGGGGACTGCCTCTACCTCCCTAGTCTATGGTTCCACCATGTCACTCAGAGCCATGGTTGCATAGCCGTCAACTATTGGTACGATATGGAATTCGATATCaagtattgttattttaaaatgttggaAGCATTGTGTGATAAATATTGA
- the Sf3b5 gene encoding splicing factor 3B subunit 5, protein MGERYNIHSQLEHLQSKYIGTGHADTTKYEWMTNQHRDSCCSYMGHPDLLSYFAIVENESKARVKFNLMERMLQPCGPPPEKPED, encoded by the coding sequence ATGGGTGAAAGATACAACATACACAGTCAATTAGAGCATTTACAAAGTAAATATATTGGTACGGGTCATGCCGACACTACAAAATACGAATGGATGACAAATCAACACAGAGACTCCTGTTGTAGTTACATGGGTCATCCAGACCTCTTGAGCTATTTTGCGATTGTCGAAAATGAATCTAAGGCAAGAGTTAAGTTTAATTTGATGGAGAGGATGTTACAGCCCTGTGGACCACCACCAGAAAAACCTGAAGACTAA
- the Mtr3 gene encoding exosome complex component MTR3 isoform X1 encodes MPLDYRRFNGPEDSVSYKRFTADYLKSYDELYSELIDANEHRKDGREIEESRTMCMFYARSNMVSQAKGSSYIEMKKTKVVCSVFDPRETMHQNEYSTLGQLFCEVKFAPFSCHHQRQPHVPDSEEKALSVALRKALEPTVCRHLFPNFQIDIFVYILENDGSCLAAAINAAGLALANAAVPMYDIITACSVAIIGDNMFVDPTAPEEHLAITSPETNTNHGLITMSMLHELKQVADFRQIGSLDVDCVLKATDVLEQECKKIVPIIQTILVRNVVKGVEQQKKLNEETKVMEAALNAKMEEWKSLLKGG; translated from the exons ATGCCTTTAGATTACAGAAGATTCAATGGCCCTGAAGACAGTGTTTCATATAAACGTTTCACTGCAGACTATTTAAAAAGTTACGATGAGTTATACAGTGAATTGATTGATGCTAATGAACATCGTAAAGATGGGCGCGAAATAGAAGAGTCACGGACCATGTGTATGTTTT ATGCTCGTTCAAACATGGTTTCGCAAGCAAAAGGCTCGTCATACATCGAGATGAAGAAAACTAAAGTTGTGTGCTCTGTTTTTGACCCTAGGGAGACTATGCACCAGAATGAGTACAG TACACTTGGTCAATTATTCTGTGAAGTGAAGTTTGCACCCTTCTCTTGTCATCACCAAAGACAGCCACATGTTCCAGACTCCGAAGAGAAGGCACTGTCAGTAGCATTAAGGAAAGCTCTGGAACCAACAGTGTGTCGCCATTTGTTTCCTAACTTCCAA ATAGACATTTTTGTATACATCCTTGAAAATGATGGCTCTTGCTTAGCAGCAGCTATCAATGCAGCTGGCCTGGCACTAGCCAATGCTGCTGTTCCCATGTACGACATCATCACTGCCTGTTCAGTGGCTATAATTGGAGACAACATGTTTGTTGACCCTACTGCGCCTGAGGAACATCTTGCCATAACAAGTCCGGAAACAAACACAAACCATGGACTTATCACTATGTCAATGTTACATGAATTAAAACAAGTAGCAGACTTCCGTCAAATAGGCTCTTTAGATGTTGATTGTGTTCTCAAAGCCACAGATGTTTTAGAACAAGAATGCAAGAAAATTGTTCCTATTATACAAACAATACTTGTAAggaatgttgtcaaaggtgtggaACAACAAAAGAAGTTAAACGAGGAAACAAAAGTGATGGAAGCTGCTCTAAATGCTAAAATGGAAGAATGGAAGTCGTTATTAAAGGGAGGATGA
- the Mtr3 gene encoding exosome complex component MTR3 isoform X2 gives MPLDYRRFNGPEDSVSYKRFTADYLKSYDELYSELIDANEHRKDGREIEESRTMYARSNMVSQAKGSSYIEMKKTKVVCSVFDPRETMHQNEYSTLGQLFCEVKFAPFSCHHQRQPHVPDSEEKALSVALRKALEPTVCRHLFPNFQIDIFVYILENDGSCLAAAINAAGLALANAAVPMYDIITACSVAIIGDNMFVDPTAPEEHLAITSPETNTNHGLITMSMLHELKQVADFRQIGSLDVDCVLKATDVLEQECKKIVPIIQTILVRNVVKGVEQQKKLNEETKVMEAALNAKMEEWKSLLKGG, from the exons ATGCCTTTAGATTACAGAAGATTCAATGGCCCTGAAGACAGTGTTTCATATAAACGTTTCACTGCAGACTATTTAAAAAGTTACGATGAGTTATACAGTGAATTGATTGATGCTAATGAACATCGTAAAGATGGGCGCGAAATAGAAGAGTCACGGACCATGT ATGCTCGTTCAAACATGGTTTCGCAAGCAAAAGGCTCGTCATACATCGAGATGAAGAAAACTAAAGTTGTGTGCTCTGTTTTTGACCCTAGGGAGACTATGCACCAGAATGAGTACAG TACACTTGGTCAATTATTCTGTGAAGTGAAGTTTGCACCCTTCTCTTGTCATCACCAAAGACAGCCACATGTTCCAGACTCCGAAGAGAAGGCACTGTCAGTAGCATTAAGGAAAGCTCTGGAACCAACAGTGTGTCGCCATTTGTTTCCTAACTTCCAA ATAGACATTTTTGTATACATCCTTGAAAATGATGGCTCTTGCTTAGCAGCAGCTATCAATGCAGCTGGCCTGGCACTAGCCAATGCTGCTGTTCCCATGTACGACATCATCACTGCCTGTTCAGTGGCTATAATTGGAGACAACATGTTTGTTGACCCTACTGCGCCTGAGGAACATCTTGCCATAACAAGTCCGGAAACAAACACAAACCATGGACTTATCACTATGTCAATGTTACATGAATTAAAACAAGTAGCAGACTTCCGTCAAATAGGCTCTTTAGATGTTGATTGTGTTCTCAAAGCCACAGATGTTTTAGAACAAGAATGCAAGAAAATTGTTCCTATTATACAAACAATACTTGTAAggaatgttgtcaaaggtgtggaACAACAAAAGAAGTTAAACGAGGAAACAAAAGTGATGGAAGCTGCTCTAAATGCTAAAATGGAAGAATGGAAGTCGTTATTAAAGGGAGGATGA